From one Lolium rigidum isolate FL_2022 chromosome 4, APGP_CSIRO_Lrig_0.1, whole genome shotgun sequence genomic stretch:
- the LOC124648756 gene encoding uncharacterized protein LOC124648756, producing MDQFPDGYPVRLRSAVHGTYLRADKDGDGVSLGHRRASMKVAWFVHRYYGDYQHVLLHSAAYGRYLYATDAPAPLGCLGFRVAQRSYDGLEDEAIRWQPVRVGSRGEILLRRHVAQGGPDSYGYLRGNGKYLIWNDSVVSVHDVDKLSTMMRWVVEPVPITDRIPRLPRPTRLHLSVLQHSRVVMFTGNGEGLYANDISFTFRGRSVHRLRNELVSRLGIPGNVSNDLVMYVRAGTYGRNTPLGVNLSRSRETLVITPEPANGGLRYPDFDAE from the exons ATGGACCAGTTCCCCGACGGGTACCCGGTGCGGCTGCGGAGCGCCGTGCACGGCACCTACCTCCGCGCCGACAAGGACGGGGATGGCGTCTCCCTCGGCCACCGTCGGgcgtccatgaaggtggcgtggtTCGTGCACCGCTACTACGGGGACTACCAGCACGTGCTCCTCCACAGCGCCGCCTACGGCCGCTACCTCTACGCCACCGACGCCCCGGCGCCGCTCggctgcctcggcttccgcgtcgCGCAGCGGAGCTACGACGGGCTCGAGGATGAGGCCATCAGGTGGCAGCCCGTCAGGGTCGGGTCCCGGGGCGAGATCCTGCTCCGCCGCCACGTCGCCCAGGGCGGCCCGGACAGCTACGGCTACCTCCGCGGCAACGGGAAGTACCTCATCTGGAACGACAGCGTCGTCAGCGTCCACGACGTCGACAAACTCAGCACCATGATGCGCTGGGTGGTGGAGCCCGTCCCCATCACCGACCGCATCCCCCGCCTTCCACGTCCGACTAGG CTCCACCTCTCCGTCCTTCAGCACTCGCGGGTGGTGATGTTCACGGGGAACGGCGAAGGGTTGTACGCCAACGACATCTCGTTCACTTTCAGGGGAAGGTCCGTGCACCGCCTGAGGAACGAGCTGGTCAGCCGGCTGGGCATCCCAGGGAACGTCTCCAACGACCTCGTCATGTACGTCCGAGCGGGCACATACGGGCGCAATACCCCACTCGGCGTCAACCTATCCCGCAGCAGAGAGACCCTCGTAATCACGCCGGAGCCAG CAAACGGCGGGCTGCGATACCCGGATTTCGATGCAGAGTAG
- the LOC124707721 gene encoding LRR receptor-like serine/threonine-protein kinase FLS2 produces the protein MAPMAFPLILIVLALLLPQPAILLVAPSLLRNNGTDLGALLAFKAQLSDPLGILGRNWTTNTSFCHWTGVSCSRRRQRVTALALPDMPLQGVISPYLGNLSFLLVLNLTGTNLSGSIPSDIGRLSRLAILDLSFNSLSGTICHTIGNLTKLQALVLRANELSGQIPDGIGSLLMLQVLDLRRNQLSGPVPPNIFNMSRLVDMVLGINNLTGPIPSNESFSLPMLRVISLSRNKFTGRIPSALAACQHLETLDVGGNLFVDVMPTWLAKLPQLTQLSIAKNGIAGPIIPVLGNLTKLSVLELSFSNLSGQIPVELAKLRQLTYLHLSYNQLTGPFPTFIGNMSQLYFLALESNMLTGSVPSTLGNIRNLSRLDIRMNHLHGDLEFLAGLCNCRQLQILAISTNSFTGVLPNYVGNLSKNLLEFTGINNNLTGGLPATLSNLSDLRAISFANNQLTKEIPESIMMLENLQALDLSRNSMSGSIPARIGMLRKIVMLLLNDNKFSGCIPDGLANLTMLEYIYISCNLLSSTIPSSLFYLNNLVGLNLSHNSLTGALPSDPGHMKAIDKIDLSSNLLIGSLPSSFGQLAMLTYLNLSHNSFENSIPASFRSLTSLATLDLSSNKLSGTIPNYFPNFTYLINLNLSFNKLQGQIPTGGVFSNLTLQCLMGNVGLCGAPRLGFSPCLDKSHPTHGRHILKFVVPAVTIVVGAFAACLYLMLRKKNKKQPDAMASSDMADVISHRLVSYHEIVRATENFSESNLVGVGTFAKVFKGQLDNGLVIAIKVLNMQVEQAVRSFDAECQVLRMARHRNLIRILNTCSNMDFRALLLQYMPNGSLAARLHTEYREPLGFIKRLDIMIGVSEAMEYLHHHHYQVVLHCDLKPSNVLFDEEMTVHVADFGIAKLLLGNDNSVVSASMPGTIGYMAPEYALVGKASRKSDVFSFGIMLLEVFCGKRPSDPMFTGELSLRQWVSQAFPVTLIDVVDDKLLQDEEINLCFDHQTDISLGTSPTSMTNNLLVSIFELGLMCSSESPEQRLAMNDVATKLKNMKNGLLSLCIGNAKSTT, from the exons ATGGCTCCCATGGCCTTTCCTCTCATTCTCATAGTACTTGCACTGCTCTTGCCGCAACCAGCTATCTTGCTGGTTGCTCCTTCCCTCCTTCGCAATAATGGCACAGACCTTGGTGCGCTGCTAGCCTTCAAAGCCCAGCTCTCCGATCCTCTCGGCATCCTTGGCAGGAACTGGACCACTAATACATCCTTCTGCCACTGGACCGGTGTCTCTTGCAGCCGGCGCCGACAGCGCGTCACCGCTCTTGCACTGCCAGACATGCCCCTCCAAGGGGTGATCTCACCTTATCTCGGTAACCTCTCTTTCCTCCTTGTCCTAAACCTCACTGGCACAAATCTCTCGGGCTCCATCCCATCTGATATTGGTAGATTGAGTCGTCTCGCCATTCTTGATCTTAGCTTTAACAGCTTGTCAGGCACCATCTGTCATACCATAGGAAACCTCACAAAGCTACAAGCCCTTGTTCTACGCGCAAACGAGCTCTCTGGGCAAATACCGGATGGTATTGGTTCCTTGCTCATGCTTCAGGTTCTTGACTTGAGACGTAACCAGCTCTCCGGTCCAGTACCTCCTAACATCTTCAACATGTCTAGGCTTGTGGATATGGTCCTAGGGATCAACAATCTAACAGGGCCTATACCTAGCAACGAAAGCTTTAGCCTGCCTATGCTGCGAGTAATATCTCTTTCTAGAAACAAATTCACTGGTCGAATTCCATCAGCCCTTGCGGCATGCCAGCACCTTGAGACACTTGACGTCGGGGGAAATCTTTTTGTGGATGTCATGCCGACTTGGCTGGCTAAACTTCCACAGCTCACCCAACTTTCTATAGCAAAAAATGGCATCGCCGGTCCAATCATACCTGTGCTCGGCAATCTCACTAAGCTTAGTGTGCTTGAACTCTCATTCTCCAACCTAAGCGGACAGATTCCGGTGGAATTGGCAAAACTGAGACAACTCACCTACCTCCACCTTTCCTACAATCAGCTTACAGGTCCTTTTCCCACCTTTATTGGGAACATGTCTCAACTGTATTTCTTGGCACTAGAATCAAACATGTTGACTGGATCAGTACCATCAACACTTGGAAACATCAGGAACCTTTCACGCCTTGATATTCGAATGAATCACCTCCATGGGGATCTTGAATTCTTGGCCGGCCTTTGCAATTGCAGGCAACTCCAAATCCTTGCCATATCAACCAATTCCTTCACTGGGGTTCTGCCCAACTATGTTGGAAATCTCTCTAAAAATCTGTTAGAATTTACAGGAATCAACAACAACTTAACAGGCGGGCTTCCAGCTACACTGTCAAATCTAAGTGATCTCCGTGCAATAAGCTTCGCCAACAACCAACTAACAAAAGAAATCCCAGAGTCCATCATGATGTTGGAGAATCTCCAAGCACTTGATCTTTCTAGAAATAGCATGTCTGGCTCAATTCCGGCTCGAATTGGCATGCTAAGGAAAATTGTTATGTTGCTACTCAACGATAATAAATTCTCTGGCTGCATACCAGATGGCCTAGCTAACCTAACCATGTTAGAGTACATTTACATATCTTGTAACCTTCTCTCTTCCACCATACCATCAAGCTTGTTTTACCTTAATAACCTTGTTGGACTAAACTTGTCACATAACTCCCTAACCGGTGCATTGCCTTCTGATCCCGGCCACATGAAAGCTATTGACAAAATAGATTTGTCTTCCAACCTCTTAATTGGTAGCCTTCCAAGTTCATTTGGACAGCTCGCAATGTTAACGTACTTAAATCTGTCACACAATTCATTCGAAAATTCCATCCCAGCCTCTTTCCGTAGCTTAACCAGTTTAGCAACTTTGGACCTATCATCTAACAAACTTTCGGGTACTATACCCAATTACTTTCCAAACTTCACCTACCTTATTAATCTAAATCTCTCCTTCAATAAGTTACAAGGCCAAATACCAACTGGAGGTGTTTTCTCAAATCTCACATTGCAATGTTTGATGGGGAATGTTGGGCTATGTGGTGCTCCCCGTCTAGGATTCTCACCATGTCTCGACAAGTCTCACCCAACTCATGGTCGACACATCCTCAAGTTTGTAGTCCCAGCTGTCACCATTGTGGTTGGTGCCTTCGCAGCTTGCTTATACCTAATGCTcagaaagaaaaacaagaagcaaCCAGATGCTATGGCTTCTTCTGACATGGCTGATGTGATTAGCCACAGGTTAGTATCCTACCACGAGATTGTTCGTGCCACCGAAAATTTCAGCGAAAGTAACTTAGTTGGAGTTGGGACTTTCGCCAAAGTTTTCAAGGGCCAACTGGACAATGGATTAGTAATTGCGATAAAAGTGCTCAATATGCAAGTCGAGCAGGCCGTGAGGAGCTTTGATGCTGAATGTCAAGTGTTGCGGATGGCTAGGCATCGTAACTTGATAAGGATATTAAATACTTGTTCCAACATGGATTTCAGAGCACTGCTGCTTCAGTACATGCCCAATGGTAGCTTGGCGGCACGCTTGCACACTGAATATAGGGAACCATTAGGGTTCATCAAGAGATTGGATATTATGATCGGCGTGTCGGAGGCAATGGAGTATCTGCACCATCATCACTATCAAGTTGTTCTACACTGCGACctgaagcctagcaatgtgttgtTTGATGAGGAGATGACGGTGCATGTTGCCGACTTTGGCATCGCAAAATTACTTCTAGGCAATGACAACTCTGTGGTTTCAGCGAGTATGCCAGGGACAATTGGCTATATGGCACCAG AGTATGCTTTGGTGGGAAAAGCATCACGGAAAAGTGATGTGTTCAGCTTTGGAATAATGCTGCTCGAAGTCTTTTGTGGAAAAAGACCCAGTGACCCCATGTTCACCGGAGAATTGAGCCTGAGGCAATGGGTTTCCCAAGCATTTCCTGTAACTCTTATTGATGTTGTGGACGACAAGCTACTGCAAGATGAAGAAATTAATCTTTGCTTTGATCACCAGACCGACATTTCTTTGGGGACTTCTCCAACTAGCATGACTAACAACCTTCTTGTGTCAATATTTGAGCTGGGTCTGATGTGTTCGAGCGAATCGCCTGAGCAAAGGCTGGCAATGAACGATGTGGCCACAAAGCTGAAGAACATGAAAAATGGATTACTCTCCCTCTGCATAGGCAATGCAAAGTCCACAACATAg